The following DNA comes from Cyanobacteria bacterium QS_8_64_29.
CGCGGCGAGTAAAGTGAGGGCCGAGCTGCGCCAGTAAGGCCTGCCACTGCTTGCCCCAGCTTGATACGGTTATGGCGTCCATTGATTCTCTGGTAGGCGACCCCTCGATTGCCCGCCACTGACATTATAGAGCCAATCCGCTACTGTAGTATTAGGCCGGGTGCGCTGCACGCGCGCGGCTTTTGGCAGCTTCGCAATCGGCTGCAATCTGGGCCTTGAGCGCCTCTAGCGAGTCGAACGAGCGCTCGGGCCGCAGGAAGGCAGCCAGCTTGGCGGTCAGGGTCCGGCCGTAGAGCTCGCCGCGCCACTCGAGCAGGTGAACCTCGACGGTGGGGGCAGTACCGCTGACGGTGGGGCGCTCGCCAACATTCATGACCCCATCGCGCGGGGCGTCCTCGGGCAGATCGGCGCCGCTCAGGCGCACGTAGTAGACGCCGTAGCGCGGCAGGACTTTATCGGCCGGAACCGCCAGATTGGCGGTGGGAAACCCGATGCTGCGGCCGCGCTGCTCCCCCGCTACGACCGGTCCCGTTAGGTGGTAGGGGTAGCCCAGCAGCCGATGGGCCTGCTCGAGCTCGCCAGCGGCCAGCGCCCGCCGGATGCGAGAGCTACTGATGCGCTCGCTGCCGGTGGCGGCAAGCGAGGCAATGCTGACGGTGACGCCAGCACGCTCGGCGATCGCTTGCAGCTGGGTAGCAGTGCCGCTGCGGTTGCGGCCAAAGCGGAAGTTCTCGCCTACGCCAATTTGGGTCGCCTGCAGCTGTGACAGCAAAATCTGCTCGACGAACTGCTGCGGGCTGAGCGCTGCCAGCTCCGCACCGAACGGCAGCAGCACTAGCTGCTCGATTCCCAGCTGCTCCAGCATGGCAACCTGCTCGGCCAGCGGCGTCAGCAGCGGAATTGGCCGGCCGCTAAAAAAGGCTTGCGGGTGGGGCTCGAACGAGACGACCGTGGCGTAGGGACGGCTGGCGCCCGGTTGGGGCTCGCAGCAGTTGTCTGGAGCCGCGCGCGCGCTCGTAATGGGGTGCAGCACTTGCTGGTGCCCGCGATGGAGCCCGTCAAAATTGCCGAGCGCGATCACGGTCGGCGTCCGGACCGAAGCAGTCGAGCGTGCGATCCACACAGTTCGCCCTCCGAGGGACGATCGGCATCAGCGCGAGGGCTCGCGTTGCAACAGCCATTGCGCCAGCCCAGGGGCCCAGCGGTAGAGGGCGGCCGCCAGCGCGCCCGATCCCACCACCGTCTCGGGCCGGCGATCGCGAACCGCCTGCCAGATGGCGCGTGCGACCGCATCGGGATCGCTGGCCATGGGGGAGTTCAGCGCGCTATCGGTCTGCTGGCGCTGGCACTCGATGGCCTGGCCATCCTGGCCGCGGAAGGCGGCCCGCTCCCGAAAGGCGCTGCGCGTCACGCTGGGATGGACGCTGCAGACCCGAATCCCCTGGGGCTCTAGCTCCAGGCGCAGGGCTTCGGTTAGCCCGGTGACGGCGTACTTGCTAGCGGTATAGGCGGCCATGTTGGGCAGCGGCATTTTGCCGCCAATGGAGCCGACATTGACCAGGGTGCCGCTACCGCGCTCCAGCCAGTGCGGCAGCAATGCCTGGATGGTGTGGAGGTAGCCCCAGAAATTGGTATCGAACAGCTGCTGCCAGTCTTGGTAGCTGGTGCTGGCTGCGGGGCCCATCAGGCAGGTGCCGGCGTTGTTGACCAACACATCCACCTGGCCGGCATGGGCCAGGGCCCGCTCGATTAGAGCGCCCGCGGCCTCGCGATCGCGGATGTCGGTGGGGACGGCCAGAGCGCTGCCGCCCTGCTGGCGAATTTGGGCTGCCAGGGCCTCCAGCCGCTCGGGTTGCCTTGCGGCCAGTACGATCCCATATCCGTGGCGCGCAAAGCGCAGGGCCGTGGCCCGACCGATGCCTTGAGAGGCTCCGGTAATCAGGACAGTTGCCACAGCGAAGCTGGCTCCTTAAGTGCGACTGCCCTTTTTGGCGGCTCGCTTTTGGCGTTTTTTGTCGGCTTTAGCGCGTTTTTGAGCCGCTTCGGCCGCCTGACGCTGGTGTTCGCGCTCTTCCTCCAGCTTGGTGAGGTAGTAGTCGTAGCCGCCCTGGTAGTCGATCAGCTCGCCATCGCGGATTTCGACAATGCGGTTGGCGACCTGGGAGATGAGGTAGCGGTCGTGGGA
Coding sequences within:
- a CDS encoding bifunctional riboflavin kinase/FAD synthetase; this translates as MWIARSTASVRTPTVIALGNFDGLHRGHQQVLHPITSARAAPDNCCEPQPGASRPYATVVSFEPHPQAFFSGRPIPLLTPLAEQVAMLEQLGIEQLVLLPFGAELAALSPQQFVEQILLSQLQATQIGVGENFRFGRNRSGTATQLQAIAERAGVTVSIASLAATGSERISSSRIRRALAAGELEQAHRLLGYPYHLTGPVVAGEQRGRSIGFPTANLAVPADKVLPRYGVYYVRLSGADLPEDAPRDGVMNVGERPTVSGTAPTVEVHLLEWRGELYGRTLTAKLAAFLRPERSFDSLEALKAQIAADCEAAKSRARAAHPA
- a CDS encoding oxidoreductase, producing MATVLITGASQGIGRATALRFARHGYGIVLAARQPERLEALAAQIRQQGGSALAVPTDIRDREAAGALIERALAHAGQVDVLVNNAGTCLMGPAASTSYQDWQQLFDTNFWGYLHTIQALLPHWLERGSGTLVNVGSIGGKMPLPNMAAYTASKYAVTGLTEALRLELEPQGIRVCSVHPSVTRSAFRERAAFRGQDGQAIECQRQQTDSALNSPMASDPDAVARAIWQAVRDRRPETVVGSGALAAALYRWAPGLAQWLLQREPSR